Proteins encoded together in one Xiphophorus maculatus strain JP 163 A chromosome 13, X_maculatus-5.0-male, whole genome shotgun sequence window:
- the LOC102232546 gene encoding cyclin-dependent kinase 5 activator 1-like yields MGTVLSLSPGARKPGYYDNHPGSLSHYPSLSSRSLNSQKERGLRRGQSIFLPALTWKRLVASTKKKGNPKKGPGPAGVLAEPLNNNNIYQRDQVLHLNRENVKKSLSCANLSNYEGPAGLGLGYGLGLGQGHGYGYGKPQQLSSVKKVPQGASSPKRVIVQASTSELLRCLGEFLCCRCYRLKHLSPADPVLWLRAVDRSLLLQGWQDQAFVTPANVVFVYMLCRDVVDGDLVASEHELQAILLTCLYLSYSYMGNEISYPLKPFLVEAGKEAFWDRCLTIIDATSSKMLRINADPHFFTQIFAELKSEGGCGPQDYSRVLDR; encoded by the coding sequence ATGGGCACCGTGCTGTCTCTGTCGCCGGGCGCTCGCAAACCTGGTTACTATGACAACCACCCGGGCTCGCTCAGCCACTACCCGAGCCTCAGTAGCCGCTCCCTGAACAGCCAAAAGGAGCGCGGCCTAAGGAGAGGCCAGTCCATCTTCCTGCCGGCGCTGACCTGGAAGCGGCTGGTGGCCTCCACCAAGAAGAAGGGGAACCCGAAGAAGGGGCCCGGGCCCGCTGGGGTCCTGGCCGAGCCcctgaacaacaacaacatctaCCAGCGGGACCAGGTGCTGCACCTGAACCGGGAGAACGTGAAGAAGTCCCTGTCCTGCGCCAACCTCTCCAACTACGAGGGCCCAGCCGGACTGGGTCTGGGCTACGGACTGGGCCTGGGTCAGGGCCACGGATACGGCTACGGAAAGCCGCAGCAGCTGTCCTCGGTGAAGAAGGTCCCCCAGGGGGCGTCCTCCCCAAAGCGCGTCATCGTGCAGGCGTCCACCAGCGAGCTGCTGCGCTGTCTGGGGGAGTTCCTGTGCTGCCGCTGCTACCGGCTGAAGCACCTGTCCCCAGCCGACCCGGTGCTGTGGCTGCGCGCCGTCGACCGctcgctgctgctgcagggctgGCAGGATCAGGCCTTCGTCACGCCCGCCAACGTGGTGTTCGTCTACATGCTGTGCCGGGACGTAGTGGACGGCGACCTGGTGGCGTCGGAGCACGAGCTGCAGGCCATCCTGCTCACCTGCCTCTACCTGTCCTACTCCTACATGGGCAACGAGATCTCGTACCCGCTCAAGCCCTTCCTGGTGGAGGCGGGGAAGGAGGCCTTCTGGGACCGCTGCCTCACCATCATCGACGCCACCAGCTCCAAGATGCTGCGCATCA